The Oceanisphaera avium genome includes a region encoding these proteins:
- a CDS encoding sulfite oxidase: MARHPKNESKVQTKGLHELYAEDPIKADKLVWGRETDAHSRRGFLRRGGLFAMATAIGASIPFSKHMPAGLIPAAFAQTDESFSISGKEGLTILNDRPLNAETPPHLLDDKITPAKHMFVRNNGLPPEASALDPATWTLEIAGESCEKPTTFTLDELKSRFKHYSYQLTIECGGNGRSEFAPAASGNQWSTGAVACPKFTGARLRDVLEACGIKEDAVYIGYYGADLHPSGDASKEAISRGVPMSKALEDETLIAWAMNDEDIPLLNGHPLRLVCGGWPASTSGKWLKKIVIRDKIHDGNKMAAPAYHVPKYPVAPGTQVPNEDMEIITSMPIKSLITFPKSGINHTLGETLAVRGHAWAGDLEVKEFYVSSDFGVTWQQAQLEPPANRLAWQHWHSELTFPEKGYYEIWARAVDNEGKSQPMVVAGWNPKGYLNNACHRIAVQVV, translated from the coding sequence ATGGCACGACATCCAAAAAACGAGTCTAAAGTACAGACTAAAGGCTTGCATGAACTTTATGCAGAAGATCCTATCAAGGCGGATAAGTTAGTATGGGGTCGAGAAACCGACGCACACAGCCGACGGGGATTTCTTAGACGCGGGGGTTTATTTGCTATGGCTACGGCCATTGGTGCCAGTATCCCTTTTTCTAAACATATGCCTGCAGGGCTTATTCCTGCCGCCTTTGCCCAAACTGATGAGTCATTTTCTATCTCTGGTAAAGAAGGGCTCACCATTCTTAATGATCGACCATTAAATGCAGAAACACCTCCCCATTTGTTGGACGATAAAATTACGCCCGCTAAGCATATGTTTGTGCGCAATAACGGCCTACCCCCAGAGGCTAGCGCCTTAGACCCTGCAACTTGGACGTTAGAAATCGCCGGTGAGTCTTGTGAAAAGCCGACCACTTTCACACTGGATGAGCTTAAATCTCGTTTTAAGCATTACAGCTATCAACTAACTATAGAGTGTGGGGGAAATGGTCGCAGTGAATTTGCGCCTGCTGCCAGTGGTAACCAATGGTCTACGGGCGCCGTAGCTTGCCCTAAATTTACTGGCGCAAGGCTACGGGACGTATTAGAAGCGTGTGGCATAAAAGAAGATGCGGTTTACATCGGCTATTATGGCGCTGACCTTCACCCTAGTGGCGATGCCAGTAAAGAGGCTATTTCTCGAGGCGTGCCTATGTCTAAAGCGCTAGAAGATGAAACTCTCATTGCGTGGGCTATGAATGATGAAGACATACCGCTTCTTAACGGCCACCCTTTACGGTTAGTGTGTGGTGGCTGGCCTGCCTCCACTTCTGGAAAATGGCTTAAGAAAATAGTTATACGCGATAAAATTCACGATGGTAATAAGATGGCCGCACCGGCTTATCATGTACCGAAATATCCCGTCGCACCGGGTACCCAAGTACCTAATGAAGACATGGAAATTATTACTTCTATGCCCATAAAATCGCTGATCACTTTTCCTAAAAGCGGGATTAATCATACTTTAGGAGAGACGCTCGCGGTACGCGGTCATGCTTGGGCGGGTGATTTAGAAGTAAAAGAGTTTTATGTTTCTAGCGATTTTGGTGTGACCTGGCAGCAAGCGCAACTGGAACCCCCTGCCAATCGCTTAGCGTGGCAACATTGGCACAGTGAATTAACTTTTCCGGAAAAAGGTTATTACGAAATATGGGCGCGCGCCGTAGATAATGAAGGTAAATCGCAACCCATGGTGGTAGCCGGTTGGAATCCTAAAGGTTATTTAAATAATGCTTGCCATCGCATTGCAGTCCAAGTGGTGTAG
- a CDS encoding malic enzyme-like NAD(P)-binding protein has translation MSDFRQKALDYHAFPTPGKISVEISKPAETAQDLALAYSPGVAEPVREIAADPENAYKYTGKGNLVAVITNGTAILGLGNLGPLASKPVMEGKALLFKRFANIDSVDIEVTHRTTEEFIQVVAAIADTFGGINLEDIKAPECFEIEKALIERCNVPVFHDDQHGTAIVTAAGLINSLEVQGKSIEDAQIVCMGAGAAAVACMQLLIKCGALRENIYMLDRNGVIHSRREDLNEYKSLFANNTDKRTLEDVMQDADVFVGVSGPDVLPASAVSMMADKPVIFACSNPDPEIKPELAHATRQDLVMGTGRSDYPNQVNNVLCFPFIFRGALDVRASQINDEMKVAAVEAIRGLAKEAVPQEVLDASGYEKLEFGPDYVIPKPMDPRLLPRVARAVAIAAVESGVARAELPENYMLD, from the coding sequence ATGTCCGACTTCCGTCAAAAAGCGCTCGATTATCATGCTTTCCCAACTCCTGGAAAGATCTCTGTTGAAATTAGTAAGCCGGCAGAAACCGCTCAGGATCTCGCCTTAGCTTACAGCCCAGGTGTGGCTGAGCCAGTGCGCGAAATTGCAGCTGATCCAGAGAACGCTTACAAATATACCGGTAAAGGTAACTTAGTTGCCGTTATTACTAACGGTACCGCTATCTTAGGTCTGGGTAACTTAGGCCCATTGGCTTCTAAGCCCGTTATGGAAGGTAAAGCGTTATTGTTTAAGCGCTTCGCTAATATCGATTCTGTGGATATCGAAGTAACGCACCGTACTACTGAAGAGTTTATCCAAGTAGTCGCGGCTATTGCCGACACCTTTGGTGGCATTAACTTAGAAGATATCAAGGCACCTGAGTGCTTTGAGATCGAAAAAGCGCTGATTGAGCGTTGTAATGTACCTGTGTTCCATGATGACCAACACGGTACTGCTATTGTTACTGCTGCGGGTTTAATCAATTCCCTTGAAGTGCAGGGCAAGAGCATCGAAGACGCTCAAATCGTCTGTATGGGTGCCGGTGCGGCAGCCGTTGCTTGTATGCAACTGCTGATCAAGTGTGGCGCACTGCGCGAAAACATCTATATGTTAGACCGTAACGGTGTGATTCATTCTCGTCGTGAAGACTTGAACGAGTATAAGTCTTTGTTTGCTAACAACACCGACAAGCGCACTCTAGAAGACGTGATGCAAGATGCAGACGTATTCGTTGGCGTTTCAGGCCCAGACGTATTGCCAGCTTCTGCTGTTTCAATGATGGCCGATAAGCCAGTTATCTTTGCCTGCTCTAACCCAGATCCAGAAATCAAGCCTGAGTTAGCGCACGCGACTCGTCAAGACTTAGTTATGGGTACCGGTCGTTCTGACTATCCTAACCAAGTTAATAACGTACTGTGCTTCCCTTTCATCTTCCGTGGCGCATTAGATGTTCGCGCTTCACAGATTAACGATGAAATGAAAGTTGCCGCCGTAGAAGCGATTCGTGGTTTGGCTAAAGAAGCTGTGCCACAAGAGGTGTTGGACGCGTCTGGTTACGAGAAACTGGAGTTTGGTCCAGACTACGTAATTCCTAAGCCAATGGACCCACGTTTGTTACCACGTGTTGCTCGTGCCGTAGCCATTGCTGCTGTTGAGTCTGGCGTAGCGCGTGCTGAATTACCAGAAAATTACATGCTGGATTAA
- the rpmE gene encoding 50S ribosomal protein L31 gives MKQGIHPEYKEIVAKCSCGNEIKVGSTLGKSLNLDVCGACHPFYTGKQKMVDSGGRVDRFTKRFGALASKK, from the coding sequence ATGAAACAAGGTATTCACCCAGAGTACAAAGAAATTGTCGCTAAATGTTCTTGTGGTAACGAGATCAAAGTAGGCTCGACCCTAGGCAAAAGCCTGAACTTGGACGTTTGCGGTGCTTGCCACCCATTCTACACTGGTAAGCAGAAAATGGTTGATAGTGGCGGTCGTGTGGATCGTTTCACCAAGCGCTTTGGTGCGTTGGCTAGCAAGAAGTAA
- the trmA gene encoding tRNA (uridine(54)-C5)-methyltransferase TrmA: MSTVVNPSTYQAQLDAKVVQLQQAFAPFNPPSLDVFASEPEHYRMRAEFRVWHEDEDLYYIMFDQETKQRYRVEQFPAASLLINQAMPLLLAALKPDAVLRRSLFQVDFLSSLSGELVISLLYHRQLDDEWQQAMQKVRDQLQAQRINASIIGRARKQKLVLGQDYVVEKLQVAGKELIYQQVENSFTQPNGRMNEQMLSWAVAATQGASGDLLELYCGNGNFSLALAANFKRVLATEIASSSVKSAQFNIAANNIDNVTILRMSAEEFTQAMRGVREFRRLRGIDLSDYDCNTILVDPPRAGLDQETVKLVQEYDNILYISCNPETLQHNLVSLSNSHTIEHFALFDQFPYTHHVEAGVYLKRR, from the coding sequence ATGAGCACAGTGGTTAATCCGAGCACCTATCAAGCCCAGTTGGACGCTAAAGTCGTGCAGCTGCAGCAGGCGTTTGCGCCTTTTAATCCACCAAGCTTGGATGTGTTTGCATCAGAACCGGAACATTACCGGATGCGCGCCGAGTTTCGGGTATGGCATGAAGATGAAGACTTGTATTACATCATGTTTGATCAAGAGACTAAACAGCGCTATCGAGTTGAACAATTTCCTGCCGCCTCACTATTAATTAACCAAGCAATGCCGCTATTACTTGCCGCTCTTAAACCAGATGCCGTGTTACGGCGCAGTTTATTTCAGGTGGATTTTTTATCCTCTTTAAGTGGCGAGCTAGTTATTAGCTTACTTTATCACCGCCAATTAGATGATGAGTGGCAGCAAGCGATGCAAAAAGTACGCGACCAACTGCAAGCTCAAAGGATAAATGCCAGTATTATTGGTCGGGCTCGCAAGCAAAAATTAGTACTGGGCCAAGATTATGTAGTGGAAAAATTACAGGTGGCCGGTAAAGAATTAATTTATCAGCAAGTAGAAAACAGCTTTACTCAACCTAATGGCCGCATGAATGAGCAGATGCTGAGCTGGGCAGTCGCTGCCACCCAAGGTGCGAGTGGCGATTTATTAGAGTTATATTGTGGTAATGGTAACTTTTCTCTGGCGTTAGCCGCTAATTTTAAGCGCGTATTAGCCACCGAAATTGCCAGCTCTTCAGTAAAATCAGCACAATTTAATATTGCCGCCAATAATATCGACAATGTCACTATATTACGGATGTCGGCAGAAGAATTTACTCAGGCGATGCGGGGAGTGCGCGAGTTTCGCCGGCTGCGCGGCATCGATTTAAGTGATTATGACTGCAATACGATTTTAGTGGATCCGCCCCGTGCTGGGCTAGATCAAGAAACGGTTAAACTGGTGCAAGAGTATGACAATATTCTCTATATCTCATGTAACCCAGAGACTTTGCAGCATAACTTAGTTAGTTTGAGCAACAGTCATACCATTGAGCACTTTGCACTCTTTGATCAGTTTCCTTATACCCATCACGTAGAAGCGGGGGTCTATCTAAAAAGACGGTGA